The following proteins are co-located in the Mus pahari chromosome 14, PAHARI_EIJ_v1.1, whole genome shotgun sequence genome:
- the LOC110331202 gene encoding hepatitis A virus cellular receptor 1 homolog, which produces MNFKICGSNIRPTGLSAAVHSFPEVHGVVGHSVTLPCMYPVSTRKFYMCWGRGPCGYNTCGERLIASDGYSIQYRANNRYQLKGQLLQGNASLTILHLTESDSGHYCCGFQMKGWYGIREIITPLLLVRPEISTSPPTRLSTTRPTTTGRPTTISTRSTHVPTSTRVSTSTPPTSAHTQTYKPDWNNTVTSSDNSWNNNTEAIPPQKPHKNLTKGLYVGICIAVLLLLLLVGTVVIIRYMVRKKKSGSLSFPVSKIRPLQNTVVVQSKGEDKIYIIEDTANPGEQSQWPSEAPSA; this is translated from the exons ATGAATTTCAAAATTTGTGGCTCAAATATAAGACCCACAGGGCTGTCAG CTGCTGTGCATTCTTTCCCAGAAGTGCATGGAGTGGTGGGACACTCTGTCACACTGCCATGTATGTATCCAGTGTCTACTAGAAAGTTCTATATGTGCTGGGGCCGAGGGCCATGTGGTTACAATACATGTGGAGAAAGACTTATTGCAAGTGATGGATACAGTATCCAATATCGGGCAAACAATCGCTACCAGCTAAAGGGGCAGCTTCTTCAAGGAAATGCGTCCTTGACAATATTGCATCTCACTGAGAGTGACAGCGGTCACTACTGCTGCGGATTCCAAATGAAGGGATGGTATGGCATTAGAGAGATAATCACCCCCTTACTGCTCGTTCGACCAG AAATTTCCACGAGTCCACCAACAAGACTCTCAACTACAAGGCCCACAACTACAGGAAGACCCACAACTATTTCAACAAGATCCACACATGTACCAACATCAACCAGAGTCTCTACCTCTACTCCTCCaacatcagcacacacacagacttacaaaCCAG ACTGGAATAACACTGTGACATCCTCAGACAACTCTTGGAATAATAACACC GAAGCAATCCCTCCACAGAAGCCACACAAAAACCTGACTAAGGGCTTGTATGTTGGCATCTGCATTGcagtcctgctgctgctgctgcttgtggGCACTGTGGTTATCATCA GGTACATGGTTAGGAAAAAGAAGTCGGGATCTCTGAG cttccctgtgTCTAAGATCAGACCTTTGCAGAACACAGTGGTTGTACAGTCCAAAGGTGAAGACAAGATCTACATTATTGAAGACACTGCTAACCCTGGAGAACAGTCCCAGTGGCCCTCGGAGGCGCCTTCTGCCTGA